From Triticum urartu cultivar G1812 chromosome 2, Tu2.1, whole genome shotgun sequence, a single genomic window includes:
- the LOC125541592 gene encoding probable ribonuclease P/MRP protein subunit POP5 isoform X2 produces the protein MVHFKNRYMVMEVFIDASRGEADPVILTQFNITKVIRDSIQLNFGECGLAASLGSLQVKYVNPVTKLCVIRVSREDHQKVWAAITMVRSNGKIPVSFNLLDEVSGPARKQRWSAKKRSLSSTSWLLVTV, from the exons ATGGTTCATTTCAAGAACAGGTACATGGTGATGGAGGTCTTCATCGACGCTAGCAGAGGAGAGGCTGATCCTGTCATCCTCACCCAGTTCAACATAACCAAAGTGATCAGAGACAGCATCCAGCTCAATTTTGGGGAATGCGGCCTAGCTGCATCTCTTGGATCATTGCAAG TGAAGTATGTAAATCCTGTGACGAAGCTTTGCGTAATCCGAGTGTCGCGTGAAGATCACCAGAAAGTGTGGGCTGCTATCACAATGGTGAGGAGCAATGGGAAGATCCCAGTGTCGTTCAACCTCTTGGAT GAAGTATCAGGGCCTGCAAGAAAGCAGCGCTGGAGTGCGAAGAAGCGAAGTTTGAGCAGTACAAGCTGGCTGCTGGTGACCGTATGA
- the LOC125537579 gene encoding protein phosphatase 1 regulatory subunit INH3 — MATRGPPPSSSSSSGSVTVTIDPSPSSSAPAAAPPPPETVVLRLKRRAKKKVSWKEGTVDNESLGRKSSKKCCIFHKEVPFDEDCSDDEADGGRRNPHGDAGEGTSGGKGGCSSSSHGHDHGHRHHH; from the coding sequence ATGGCTACCCGCGGGCCGCctccgtcgtcgtcgtcgtcatccggaTCCGTGACCGTGACGATCGACCCCTCCCCTTCCTCCTCCGCCCCCGCggccgctccgccgccgccggagacggTGGTCCTGCGGCTGAAGCGGCGGGCGAAGAAGAAGGTGTCCTGGAAGGAGGGGACCGTCGACAACGAGTCCCTCGGCCGCAAGAGCTCCAAAAAGTGCTGCATCTTCCACAAGGAGGTGCCCTTCGACGAGGACTGCAGCGACGACGAGGCGGACGGCGGCCGCCGGAATCCGCATGGGGACGCCGGGGAGGGGACCAGCGGCGGCAAGGGCGGCTGCTCTTCCTCCTCCCACGGCCATGACCACGGCCACAGACACCACCACTGA
- the LOC125541592 gene encoding probable ribonuclease P/MRP protein subunit POP5 isoform X1 — MVHFKNRYMVMEVFIDASRGEADPVILTQFNITKVIRDSIQLNFGECGLAASLGSLQVKYVNPVTKLCVIRVSREDHQKVWAAITMVRSNGKIPVSFNLLDVSGSIRACKKAALECEEAKFEQYKLAAGDRMTQEIIESMQSCFAKLKGLDS, encoded by the exons ATGGTTCATTTCAAGAACAGGTACATGGTGATGGAGGTCTTCATCGACGCTAGCAGAGGAGAGGCTGATCCTGTCATCCTCACCCAGTTCAACATAACCAAAGTGATCAGAGACAGCATCCAGCTCAATTTTGGGGAATGCGGCCTAGCTGCATCTCTTGGATCATTGCAAG TGAAGTATGTAAATCCTGTGACGAAGCTTTGCGTAATCCGAGTGTCGCGTGAAGATCACCAGAAAGTGTGGGCTGCTATCACAATGGTGAGGAGCAATGGGAAGATCCCAGTGTCGTTCAACCTCTTGGATGTGAGTG GAAGTATCAGGGCCTGCAAGAAAGCAGCGCTGGAGTGCGAAGAAGCGAAGTTTGAGCAGTACAAGCTGGCTGCTGGTGACCGTATGACGCAGGAGATTATCGAATCCATGCAGAGTTGCTTTGCCAAACTTAAAGGATTAGATAGTTAG